The Salegentibacter mishustinae genome includes a window with the following:
- a CDS encoding SDR family oxidoreductase, translating to MKKKNVLVAGANGSTGRIIIDLLKKSEKYQPIAMVRKQEQKKHFEKENVATVLGDLEEDLNEAVKGAHKVIFAAGSGGKKVVEIDQEGAKRFTDAAKNAGAEKFVMLSSMGADNPSIGGELEDYLKAKGNADDYLQKSGLAYTIVRPGALTNEEGSGKIQLKEKLEEQESISRANVAQTLVEVLDNDVKQSQIFEILDGETPIEKAVRS from the coding sequence ATGAAAAAGAAAAATGTATTAGTTGCCGGCGCGAACGGTAGCACGGGAAGAATAATTATCGACTTATTAAAAAAATCCGAAAAATACCAACCCATTGCGATGGTTAGAAAACAGGAGCAAAAAAAGCATTTTGAAAAAGAAAATGTGGCAACTGTACTTGGTGACCTGGAGGAAGATTTAAATGAAGCTGTAAAAGGTGCTCACAAGGTTATTTTTGCAGCAGGTTCAGGTGGAAAAAAGGTTGTTGAAATTGACCAGGAAGGTGCTAAAAGATTTACAGATGCAGCCAAAAATGCAGGAGCTGAAAAATTTGTGATGCTTAGTTCCATGGGCGCAGACAATCCCAGTATTGGTGGAGAGCTTGAAGATTATCTTAAAGCCAAAGGGAATGCTGATGATTATTTACAAAAGAGCGGTTTAGCTTATACGATTGTTAGACCGGGAGCACTTACCAATGAAGAGGGTTCTGGTAAAATTCAATTAAAAGAGAAATTAGAAGAACAGGAAAGTATTTCCCGGGCCAATGTTGCTCAAACTCTAGTAGAAGTACTGGACAATGACGTTAAGCAGAGCCAAATTTTTGAAATTCTTGATGGCGAGACTCCAATTGAAAAAGCAGTGCGTAGTTAA
- a CDS encoding NADP-dependent oxidoreductase: MKALQIVKYGEIKESLSINEIEKPSVQANDILVEVKAASLNPIDYKMAQGYLKEMVPLDLPVTIGFDVSGVVAEKGNEVTNFEVGDEIYARVPHEQMGTVAEFVTINSDKVAKKPENISFEEASGLPLTGLTAIQALEKAGIKEDDRILIHAGSGGVGSFAIQYAKAKGAIVYTTTSTKNVDWVKALGADRVIDYKEEDYKEVANNLDIVFDTLGDDYTFDAFEIIKEGGVVTSIAGPPSEESAKIMGINDYELPEQLSKLVKDKSAVYKHTWMQPNSAQLNEIKTMVEEGDIKPIVDLIYSFEDGVNAYQYLSTGRAQGKVIISLS, encoded by the coding sequence ATGAAAGCACTACAAATAGTAAAATACGGAGAAATTAAAGAAAGTTTATCCATCAATGAGATCGAAAAACCATCGGTACAGGCAAATGATATTTTAGTTGAAGTTAAAGCTGCTTCTCTAAATCCTATTGATTATAAAATGGCACAGGGATATTTAAAAGAAATGGTACCGCTGGATCTTCCGGTAACCATAGGATTTGATGTTAGTGGCGTTGTTGCGGAAAAGGGCAATGAGGTAACTAATTTTGAGGTAGGCGATGAAATTTACGCCAGGGTGCCACACGAACAAATGGGTACGGTAGCAGAATTTGTAACCATAAACAGCGATAAAGTTGCTAAAAAACCGGAAAATATTTCTTTTGAAGAAGCTTCAGGACTTCCGTTAACAGGCCTTACCGCGATCCAGGCTCTTGAAAAAGCTGGAATAAAAGAGGATGATAGAATTCTTATTCACGCCGGCTCCGGTGGTGTGGGTAGTTTTGCCATTCAGTATGCCAAAGCAAAAGGAGCTATCGTTTATACAACTACCAGTACTAAAAATGTAGATTGGGTGAAGGCCCTGGGAGCTGATAGGGTAATAGATTATAAAGAGGAAGATTATAAAGAAGTTGCGAATAATTTGGATATCGTTTTTGACACCTTGGGTGATGATTATACGTTTGATGCCTTCGAAATTATTAAAGAAGGTGGAGTCGTAACTTCAATAGCAGGTCCGCCTAGTGAAGAATCGGCCAAAATAATGGGAATCAATGATTATGAATTACCAGAACAATTATCAAAACTGGTTAAAGATAAATCGGCAGTTTATAAACACACCTGGATGCAGCCCAATTCAGCCCAATTGAATGAGATCAAAACCATGGTTGAAGAAGGTGATATTAAACCAATAGTAGATCTAATTTATTCTTTTGAGGATGGAGTTAATGCCTATCAATACCTTTCTACTGGAAGAGCACAGGGAAAAGTAATCATAAGCTTATCCTAA
- a CDS encoding MarR family winged helix-turn-helix transcriptional regulator: MDDEQLKLNNQICFPIYSVSRLITKAYKPFLEEMGLTYPQYLVLLVLWENDNISMNTIGEKLLLNTNTLSPLVKRMEKMELLRRKRSKKDERSVFIQLTAKGKELKNKAVPIPEKLLNTLLTEDVSLTEIMLLKDTLNKWSDILSEKQNDK, translated from the coding sequence ATGGATGATGAGCAATTAAAATTGAACAATCAGATCTGTTTTCCTATTTATTCGGTTTCAAGACTAATTACAAAAGCCTACAAACCCTTTTTGGAAGAAATGGGCTTAACTTATCCGCAGTATTTAGTTTTACTGGTATTATGGGAAAACGATAATATATCGATGAATACAATAGGAGAAAAATTATTGCTGAATACCAATACCCTATCTCCCCTGGTAAAGCGTATGGAGAAAATGGAGTTGCTGCGTCGTAAACGCTCCAAAAAAGATGAAAGAAGTGTATTTATTCAACTTACGGCAAAAGGAAAGGAGCTAAAAAATAAAGCAGTCCCAATCCCGGAAAAACTTCTAAATACTTTATTAACGGAAGATGTAAGCCTTACAGAAATAATGCTTTTAAAAGATACGCTGAATAAATGGTCTGATATTCTTTCAGAAAAGCAGAATGACAAATAA
- a CDS encoding DoxX family protein: protein MKGKVETTLTQNIFRVLLALFMTYAGFSHLTFNRIEFQAQVPDWLPLSKDLVVILSGIVEMALGLALLFWKKQRATIGWALAIFFVLVFPGNVAQYLDGKDAFGALDSDRARLIRLFFQPVLIAWALWSSGAWRAWRNSKKK from the coding sequence ATGAAAGGAAAAGTTGAAACAACACTAACGCAAAACATTTTTAGAGTCTTACTTGCTCTATTTATGACTTATGCTGGCTTTAGCCACTTAACATTTAATAGAATAGAATTCCAGGCTCAGGTGCCAGATTGGCTTCCATTAAGTAAAGATTTAGTAGTTATTTTGTCAGGGATAGTTGAAATGGCATTAGGCCTCGCACTACTATTTTGGAAAAAGCAACGTGCTACAATTGGCTGGGCGTTAGCGATTTTCTTTGTACTTGTTTTTCCCGGTAATGTTGCACAGTATTTAGATGGCAAAGATGCCTTTGGAGCTTTAGATTCAGATAGAGCAAGATTAATAAGGCTTTTCTTTCAACCGGTGCTTATAGCCTGGGCCCTTTGGTCTTCCGGCGCGTGGAGAGCCTGGAGAAACTCTAAAAAGAAATAG
- a CDS encoding 2-hydroxyacid dehydrogenase, producing MKIAVFSTKSYDQEYFENYSIDSRYTFSFFETALNKDTASLTNGFDAVCIFVNDRVDKNTIKILSKNGIRLIALRCAGFNNVDIEAAKSNNIKVVRVPAYSPEAVAEHAVALILTLNRKTHKAYNRVREGNFSLKNLIGFNLYGKTIGVIGTGQIGATFCRIIKGFGCKIIAFDVSKSDELVQQGVEYLSLDEVFQQCDILSLHCPLNASTKHIVNEKSIALMKDGVMIINTSRGALINTADVITGLTSKKIGYLGIDVYEQEEKLFFEDLSESIIEDDLILKLISFPNVLITSHQAYFTKEAMDEITTTTLQNIEAFDKNLELKNEVV from the coding sequence ATGAAAATTGCCGTATTTAGTACAAAATCTTACGATCAGGAATACTTTGAAAATTATTCAATAGATAGCCGCTATACTTTTTCATTTTTTGAAACTGCTCTCAATAAAGATACAGCGAGTTTAACCAATGGCTTTGACGCCGTATGCATTTTTGTGAACGATAGGGTTGATAAGAATACAATAAAAATTCTTTCAAAAAATGGAATTAGACTAATTGCTTTAAGATGTGCCGGTTTTAATAATGTAGATATTGAAGCCGCAAAAAGTAACAACATAAAAGTTGTAAGAGTTCCTGCTTATTCCCCCGAGGCTGTTGCAGAGCACGCCGTAGCGTTGATCTTAACCTTAAATAGAAAAACCCATAAAGCCTACAACAGGGTTCGGGAAGGAAACTTTTCTCTAAAAAATCTTATAGGATTTAATCTTTACGGTAAAACCATAGGAGTTATTGGTACAGGACAAATAGGCGCAACCTTTTGTCGTATAATAAAAGGTTTTGGATGTAAGATTATTGCCTTTGATGTTTCGAAGTCTGATGAACTGGTTCAGCAGGGTGTAGAATACCTATCCTTAGACGAAGTCTTCCAGCAGTGTGATATTTTGTCTTTGCACTGCCCGCTAAATGCTAGCACCAAACATATAGTAAATGAAAAGTCAATTGCATTGATGAAAGACGGCGTTATGATTATAAATACCAGCAGGGGTGCACTAATCAATACCGCCGATGTGATAACGGGTCTAACTAGCAAGAAAATAGGATACTTAGGAATTGATGTTTATGAGCAGGAAGAAAAACTGTTTTTTGAAGATCTCTCTGAAAGTATAATTGAAGATGATCTTATTCTGAAGTTAATCAGCTTTCCAAATGTATTGATAACTTCACATCAGGCATATTTCACCAAAGAAGCAATGGATGAAATAACCACAACAACCCTTCAAAACATTGAGGCTTTTGATAAAAACCTGGAATTAAAAAATGAAGTAGTATAG
- a CDS encoding YgaP family membrane protein — protein MRKNMGSADKIIRLIIAAIIGLLYFTGTISGTVGIVLLVLAGIFVLTSFISFCPLYAPFGISTCSVKQTK, from the coding sequence ATGAGAAAAAATATGGGTTCAGCAGATAAAATTATTAGATTAATAATAGCTGCAATTATAGGGTTACTTTATTTTACAGGAACAATTTCAGGAACAGTGGGTATTGTGCTTTTAGTACTTGCCGGTATATTCGTTTTAACAAGTTTTATTAGCTTTTGTCCACTTTATGCTCCCTTCGGAATAAGCACCTGTTCTGTAAAACAAACGAAATGA
- a CDS encoding PLP-dependent aminotransferase family protein, with protein sequence MKENKLLNYIQEVLKNMPTDWLKLTTHRLDIYNESLAKTQFLKQFEALYKADNSKKLALSELPTAFDYIRLGHPLSSVLEWGIAHLNNLKPDNVISFSSKTIPVLAILRKNLFDKKNTQILYTGELPDFFDFEAVRRVYGYNFELKQVESTDDISDFNGSTIFISQNDEMGTVNLNPKIDFLISLHPPLGSLLLVNGAQNEDYVSEIQHVRRRETIAMTPDDSYSALQQLIGKSSSTKRKNDVETNKARVVDSIHKITATKSNVQLGSCGLSIQYAIMMGLIDDALEKHPGKDIKIIVPPNCYGGTNDQARRVAACVKKVEILDLPVDGNNDMVKSTDRVLAQVAREGAVPYIIAEIPTNPRVEVPDLEELRAVLSKTRKTTNDEVAIDPVFILDQTFCPNIQFLSKDGILSSIRTISYVSGSKFPSGGKCTAGYCVANEKAEELMSVIEKHLKLCDNEATDLQVEILAEQLPSMNQRIKDAYKNTREFVSFIEKKLPEAKINFVSEDLADQGFTPSVFSLDLPTKGNTEEERESYKRALNQKLINMMISEIPNESKYCVSYGQLKGCYWTIPATSTQGTTKEDDKDYIARVSVSPNLDLEHHKKVFSDFVEQI encoded by the coding sequence ATGAAAGAAAATAAACTGCTTAACTATATTCAAGAGGTATTAAAAAATATGCCAACCGACTGGCTGAAGCTAACCACCCATAGATTGGATATCTATAATGAAAGTTTGGCGAAAACCCAGTTCCTAAAACAATTTGAAGCTTTGTACAAGGCCGATAATTCTAAAAAATTGGCGCTTAGTGAATTACCAACTGCTTTCGACTATATTCGGTTAGGTCATCCCCTATCTTCGGTTCTGGAATGGGGAATTGCTCATTTAAATAATCTAAAGCCAGATAATGTAATTAGTTTTTCTTCAAAAACAATCCCTGTTTTAGCTATCCTTAGAAAGAATTTATTCGACAAGAAGAATACTCAAATTCTCTATACAGGTGAATTGCCCGATTTTTTCGATTTTGAAGCAGTTCGTAGGGTTTATGGATATAATTTCGAATTAAAACAAGTTGAAAGCACAGATGATATCTCTGACTTTAATGGAAGTACCATTTTCATTTCTCAAAATGATGAAATGGGCACTGTGAACCTTAATCCGAAAATTGACTTTTTAATAAGTCTTCATCCTCCATTAGGAAGTCTTTTACTGGTAAATGGTGCGCAAAATGAAGATTACGTTTCTGAAATCCAGCACGTACGAAGAAGAGAGACCATCGCCATGACACCAGACGATTCGTATTCTGCGCTACAACAACTAATAGGGAAATCTTCTTCAACTAAAAGAAAGAACGATGTAGAAACTAACAAAGCAAGAGTAGTAGATTCAATTCACAAGATCACCGCAACAAAATCTAATGTTCAGCTTGGTTCTTGCGGACTTTCCATTCAGTACGCTATAATGATGGGCCTTATTGACGACGCCCTGGAAAAACACCCAGGGAAAGACATTAAAATTATTGTTCCCCCAAACTGCTATGGCGGAACTAATGACCAGGCAAGAAGGGTTGCTGCCTGCGTTAAAAAAGTTGAAATTCTAGATTTACCCGTAGATGGTAATAACGATATGGTTAAAAGTACAGATAGGGTTCTGGCACAGGTTGCCAGAGAAGGTGCTGTTCCATATATTATTGCTGAAATTCCTACAAACCCAAGAGTTGAAGTTCCAGATTTGGAAGAGTTAAGAGCTGTTTTGAGCAAGACCAGAAAAACTACTAACGATGAAGTTGCCATCGATCCCGTTTTTATCCTGGACCAAACATTTTGTCCAAATATTCAGTTTTTAAGTAAAGATGGCATCCTATCCTCTATTAGAACTATCTCATACGTTAGTGGTTCGAAATTTCCGAGTGGCGGAAAATGTACGGCCGGTTATTGTGTTGCCAATGAAAAAGCTGAAGAATTAATGTCCGTCATAGAAAAACATCTTAAACTATGCGATAACGAGGCTACAGATCTTCAAGTTGAAATATTAGCTGAACAATTGCCTTCAATGAATCAAAGGATTAAAGATGCTTATAAAAACACACGTGAATTTGTAAGCTTTATCGAAAAAAAATTGCCTGAGGCTAAAATTAATTTCGTTTCAGAAGATTTGGCTGACCAAGGCTTTACACCTTCTGTTTTTTCACTGGATCTTCCTACTAAAGGTAATACAGAAGAGGAAAGAGAGTCATATAAAAGAGCCCTGAATCAAAAGCTCATCAATATGATGATTAGTGAAATTCCTAATGAAAGTAAGTATTGTGTGAGTTATGGACAATTAAAAGGATGCTACTGGACCATACCTGCAACTTCTACCCAAGGAACCACGAAAGAAGATGACAAAGATTATATTGCCAGGGTATCAGTATCACCAAATCTAGACCTGGAACACCATAAAAAAGTTTTTTCAGACTTTGTTGAACAAATTTAA
- a CDS encoding TlpA family protein disulfide reductase, whose product MIKYALRLGLSLDDPIDEVNELVTQAVQENSFKEEINKTYVSLKRLEKGNPAPYFELQNQTGDTLSLKDFKGKTTYIDIWATWCGPCIEEIPSLKKLQKKFPNVNFVSISIDKKDKIANWRKFLNDKNLNASIQLVAFQDETFKENFGISGIPRFILIDKNGNLIDVDAKRPSNPDLEKQLSKL is encoded by the coding sequence TTGATTAAATATGCTCTTCGACTTGGTTTAAGTTTAGACGATCCAATTGACGAAGTAAATGAACTTGTTACCCAAGCTGTTCAGGAGAATTCTTTTAAAGAAGAAATCAATAAAACTTATGTTTCACTAAAAAGATTAGAGAAAGGAAATCCCGCACCTTATTTTGAATTGCAAAATCAAACAGGAGATACATTGTCTTTAAAAGATTTTAAAGGTAAGACTACCTACATTGATATTTGGGCCACCTGGTGCGGACCATGCATTGAAGAAATCCCATCTTTAAAAAAACTTCAAAAGAAATTTCCTAATGTAAATTTTGTTTCTATTTCTATCGACAAGAAAGATAAAATAGCAAATTGGAGGAAATTTTTAAATGATAAAAATTTAAATGCAAGTATTCAATTAGTTGCATTTCAAGATGAAACATTTAAAGAGAATTTCGGAATTAGTGGAATTCCACGGTTTATATTAATCGACAAAAATGGAAATTTAATAGATGTTGACGCAAAAAGACCTTCAAATCCCGATTTAGAAAAGCAACTTTCCAAACTTTAA
- a CDS encoding IS3 family transposase (programmed frameshift) yields MKKSRYSPQQIAKILKEFDNGKTAAEISREYGISTAAFYKWRERYGGMNGKELKRLKDLEEENRRLKQMYANLSLDHQMAKEIIEKKPLEPCRKRTIAKELTRYGISRACRVLNMSKSVFYYRPIPKDDTAIEEALQQKAKEHSEEGFWMAYDRLRSEGKPWNHKRVYRVYKKLGLSLRRKVKKRLPARVKEPLEAPIAPNRCWSIDFVTDVLENKRRFRGLTVIDDYNREALHIEIDFSLPSKRVVWVLNHLINRRGKPKKIRMDNGPEFVAKIASEWSQMQEIDFQYIQPGKPTQNAFIERFNGTYRRGVLNKYLFEDLNQVREQTETWMEDYNNVRPHNALGKMAPVAYAKTHSPVGTDRRMKNDIFGQSSSSN; encoded by the exons ATGAAGAAGAGTAGATATTCACCACAGCAAATCGCAAAGATTTTAAAGGAGTTTGATAACGGAAAAACGGCCGCAGAAATCAGCCGTGAATATGGCATTAGTACAGCTGCATTCTACAAGTGGCGGGAACGTTATGGCGGTATGAACGGCAAGGAGCTGAAGCGCCTGAAGGACCTTGAGGAGGAGAACCGAAGGCTGAAGCAGATGTATGCCAATCTATCCCTGGATCATCAAATGGCCAAAGAAATCATCGAAAAAAAGC CTTTAGAGCCCTGCCGTAAAAGAACCATAGCCAAAGAACTTACGCGTTACGGTATTAGCAGGGCGTGCCGTGTTTTAAATATGAGTAAAAGCGTTTTTTATTACAGGCCAATTCCAAAGGATGATACTGCTATCGAAGAGGCTCTACAACAGAAAGCTAAAGAACATAGCGAAGAAGGCTTCTGGATGGCTTACGATCGTCTAAGGAGTGAAGGCAAGCCCTGGAACCATAAACGGGTGTACAGGGTCTATAAAAAACTTGGTTTAAGTTTGAGACGAAAGGTAAAAAAGCGTTTACCTGCCAGGGTTAAAGAACCCCTGGAGGCTCCCATAGCTCCTAATCGTTGCTGGAGTATTGATTTTGTGACCGATGTCCTAGAAAACAAAAGACGCTTCCGTGGCTTAACCGTAATTGATGATTACAACCGAGAAGCATTGCATATAGAAATTGATTTTTCACTACCCAGCAAACGTGTCGTCTGGGTATTGAACCATTTGATTAATCGCAGGGGAAAACCCAAAAAAATAAGAATGGATAATGGTCCTGAATTTGTTGCTAAGATCGCTTCAGAATGGAGCCAGATGCAAGAAATCGACTTTCAGTATATTCAACCTGGGAAACCAACCCAGAATGCTTTTATAGAGAGATTCAATGGAACATATCGAAGAGGCGTTCTCAATAAGTACCTCTTTGAAGATCTAAATCAGGTAAGGGAACAAACCGAGACCTGGATGGAAGATTACAACAATGTAAGACCACATAATGCACTGGGAAAAATGGCCCCCGTAGCATACGCAAAAACTCATTCTCCTGTCGGTACCGACAGGAGAATGAAAAATGATATTTTTGGACAATCAAGCAGTTCTAATTAG
- a CDS encoding AraC family transcriptional regulator yields MRRTNIDLKEDYTHRLSRVFSFIEKNLDADLSLKIVAARAHFSEYHFHRVFKFVTGETLNEYVTRKRIERAALDLVHRKNTIKTTAFKFGFSSMSSFSKTFKKIYGISPKEFQFQNPNKFSKIRQLESKIGQAYPDIEKYICIINNIKNWIIMKADIQIKEFSDLNLACVSCTGPQNLGLAYQKILLWATPKNLMSEDSKMVTIYHDSFKVTEPDKIRMSACLILEKPTETSHQIHEKNIERGKYIVGHFKINMTEFEKSWTGLFIWMNENGYQKADKDPFEIYYNNPNEHPDKKAIVDFCIPIV; encoded by the coding sequence ATGAGAAGAACTAACATTGACTTAAAAGAAGATTATACTCATCGCCTTAGTCGCGTATTCTCATTCATCGAAAAAAATCTGGATGCTGACTTATCTTTAAAAATAGTAGCAGCCCGGGCACATTTTTCTGAATATCATTTTCATAGAGTATTCAAATTTGTAACCGGAGAAACTTTAAATGAATATGTGACCAGGAAGAGAATAGAAAGAGCTGCCTTAGATCTAGTACATCGAAAAAACACTATAAAAACAACTGCTTTTAAATTCGGATTCTCCTCCATGTCAAGTTTTTCTAAAACATTTAAAAAAATTTATGGCATCAGTCCAAAAGAATTTCAATTTCAAAATCCTAACAAGTTTAGCAAGATTCGGCAACTAGAAAGCAAGATTGGACAAGCATATCCTGATATTGAAAAATATATTTGCATCATTAACAACATTAAAAATTGGATTATAATGAAAGCAGATATTCAAATTAAAGAATTTTCAGATTTAAACCTTGCTTGCGTATCGTGTACTGGACCTCAAAATCTAGGACTGGCATACCAAAAGATTTTACTTTGGGCAACCCCAAAGAATTTGATGAGTGAGGACTCTAAAATGGTTACGATTTATCACGATAGCTTTAAAGTAACGGAACCGGATAAAATTAGAATGAGTGCGTGTCTAATACTAGAAAAACCTACGGAAACTAGCCATCAAATTCACGAAAAAAATATTGAAAGGGGAAAATATATAGTTGGCCATTTTAAAATAAATATGACTGAATTCGAAAAATCCTGGACAGGCTTATTTATATGGATGAATGAAAATGGATATCAAAAAGCAGATAAAGATCCATTTGAAATTTATTATAACAATCCAAATGAACACCCAGATAAAAAAGCTATTGTTGACTTTTGTATACCAATAGTATAA
- a CDS encoding BAR domain-containing protein — protein MTFDKLISTKSEYKIIGFSQKENNYKIYWTELISWFQPFGKRNLSFIEENDAKLLNELKKQYNQEIKNVTNKCPACNSGILTNDTECKNCGVNLVAQK, from the coding sequence TTGACATTTGACAAATTAATCTCTACAAAATCAGAGTATAAAATAATTGGATTTTCACAAAAAGAGAATAATTACAAAATTTATTGGACTGAATTAATATCTTGGTTTCAACCTTTTGGAAAACGTAATTTGAGTTTTATTGAGGAAAATGACGCTAAATTATTAAACGAATTAAAAAAACAATATAATCAAGAAATAAAAAACGTGACTAACAAATGTCCTGCTTGCAACAGTGGAATTTTGACAAATGATACTGAATGTAAAAATTGCGGCGTAAATTTAGTTGCTCAAAAATAA
- a CDS encoding type II toxin-antitoxin system PemK/MazF family toxin — protein sequence MELKQYSIILVNLDPTVGSEIKKTRPCVIISPNEMNKYLRTIVVAPMTTNLKKYPTRIAIKTNNKKGMVAIDQIRTIDKQRIVKVFACLTKSEIRKCKEVLKETFVD from the coding sequence ATGGAATTAAAGCAGTATTCTATCATTCTCGTAAATCTTGATCCAACTGTTGGAAGTGAAATCAAGAAAACCAGACCGTGTGTAATTATTTCACCAAACGAAATGAATAAATATTTGAGAACTATCGTTGTTGCTCCAATGACTACAAATCTCAAAAAATATCCGACCAGGATTGCGATTAAAACAAATAATAAAAAAGGAATGGTAGCAATTGACCAAATTAGGACAATTGACAAGCAAAGAATTGTAAAAGTCTTTGCTTGTCTAACCAAATCTGAGATTCGAAAATGTAAAGAAGTACTAAAAGAAACATTTGTAGATTAA